In Flavobacterium sp., a single window of DNA contains:
- a CDS encoding sigma-70 family RNA polymerase sigma factor, giving the protein MIDEKEFIQQLLDPKTQNSAFQKLISDYQKPLYSHIRNIVLNHDDADDVLQNTFVKVFQYLKNFKGESKLFSWMYRIATNEALTFLNQKAKLKGITSEDLQNKTIDNLKSDAYFDGDEIQIKLQKAIVTLPEKQQLVFKMKYFEELKYEEIAEILGTSVGALKASYHHAVKKIELYVTTN; this is encoded by the coding sequence TTGATCGACGAAAAAGAATTTATACAACAATTATTAGATCCTAAAACGCAAAATTCAGCGTTTCAAAAACTTATATCTGATTATCAGAAACCGCTGTATTCTCATATTCGAAACATTGTTTTGAATCATGATGATGCAGATGATGTTTTGCAGAATACTTTTGTAAAAGTCTTTCAGTATTTAAAAAACTTTAAAGGAGAAAGTAAACTTTTTTCCTGGATGTATCGAATCGCAACAAACGAAGCTTTGACTTTTTTAAACCAAAAAGCAAAATTAAAAGGCATTACTTCTGAGGATTTACAGAATAAAACGATCGACAATTTAAAATCAGATGCTTATTTTGATGGAGATGAAATCCAGATCAAGCTTCAAAAAGCAATAGTTACACTGCCGGAAAAACAACAGCTGGTTTTTAAGATGAAGTATTTTGAAGAATTAAAATACGAAGAAATCGCTGAAATTTTAGGAACTTCAGTAGGTGCATTAAAAGCATCTTATCATCATGCGGTAAAAAAAATAGAATTATATGTTACAACAAATTAA
- a CDS encoding sensor of ECF-type sigma factor encodes MKIKNILALLLFLVTFSFYAQSDKIDEKREKIKAFKVSFLTTELELTPTEAEKFWPIYNAYDDKQFELRHDKMKTYLKKLDDDNLNSISEKEAVVLLSQIETTDKELYLLREKFMTSIKKVLPAKKILKLKKSEDDFNRKLLKQYRDKAGK; translated from the coding sequence ATGAAAATCAAAAATATATTAGCATTACTTCTGTTTTTAGTTACTTTTTCATTTTATGCTCAAAGTGATAAAATAGATGAAAAACGTGAAAAGATTAAAGCATTTAAGGTTTCATTTTTAACTACAGAGCTAGAATTGACACCTACAGAAGCAGAGAAGTTTTGGCCAATTTATAATGCTTACGACGATAAGCAATTTGAATTGAGACACGACAAAATGAAAACTTATTTGAAAAAATTAGACGACGACAATTTAAATTCTATTTCAGAGAAAGAAGCCGTTGTATTGCTATCACAAATTGAAACGACGGATAAAGAATTATATCTTTTGCGTGAAAAGTTTATGACCAGCATTAAAAAGGTTTTACCGGCAAAAAAGATATTAAAGCTTAAAAAATCTGAAGATGATTTTAATCGAAAATTGCTAAAACAGTATCGCGATAAAGCAGGGAAATAA
- a CDS encoding oxidoreductase, producing the protein MKKLILFCGIFILLMSFGTFNKKTEVRPGGGFTSMTIDTLFKDRISIRAIVVDKNKIWYGADNSRFGCYDLDKKEKFEEHIYRDTLKLEFRSIAQTSDNIFLLSVANPALLYSVSKKDRKVKLVYKEVNPKVFYDSMQFWNDKEGIAIGDPTEDTFSMIVTRDGGETWTKILSDKLPTNAVGEAAFAASNTNIVINGNDTWLVSGGKKARVFYSPDKAKTWKVVDTPIVQGKAMTGIYTADFYDSKHGFIAGGDYDLPNKKSGNKAFTKDGGKTWELIGQDMGFGYASCVQYVPGGNGKEIICVGSEGIQYSQNGGENWTQLSTDTKFFTIRFVNRNTAIAAGYNKMVRLNFK; encoded by the coding sequence ATGAAAAAACTAATTTTATTTTGCGGTATTTTTATTTTATTGATGTCTTTTGGAACATTTAATAAAAAAACTGAGGTAAGACCTGGTGGAGGCTTTACATCAATGACAATAGATACTTTGTTTAAAGATAGAATTAGTATAAGAGCCATTGTAGTTGATAAAAATAAAATTTGGTATGGCGCTGATAATTCTCGTTTTGGATGTTATGATTTAGACAAAAAAGAGAAATTTGAAGAACATATTTATCGTGATACACTTAAACTCGAATTTAGAAGTATTGCTCAAACTTCAGATAATATTTTTCTTTTAAGTGTTGCAAATCCAGCGTTACTTTACTCAGTTTCAAAAAAAGACAGAAAAGTAAAATTAGTTTACAAAGAAGTTAATCCGAAGGTTTTTTATGATAGTATGCAATTTTGGAATGATAAAGAAGGAATTGCCATTGGAGATCCTACTGAAGATACTTTTTCTATGATTGTGACTCGTGATGGAGGGGAAACATGGACTAAAATATTATCTGATAAACTGCCGACAAATGCAGTTGGTGAAGCGGCATTTGCAGCAAGTAACACGAATATTGTTATAAATGGAAATGATACATGGCTGGTTTCCGGAGGAAAAAAAGCACGTGTTTTTTATTCTCCTGATAAAGCAAAAACATGGAAAGTTGTTGACACACCCATCGTACAGGGAAAAGCCATGACCGGAATTTATACAGCAGATTTTTATGATTCTAAACACGGATTTATTGCCGGAGGAGATTATGATCTGCCAAATAAAAAATCAGGAAATAAAGCTTTTACAAAAGATGGCGGAAAAACCTGGGAATTAATAGGGCAGGATATGGGCTTTGGATATGCATCTTGTGTTCAATATGTTCCCGGCGGAAACGGAAAAGAAATTATTTGTGTAGGTTCTGAAGGAATTCAATATTCTCAAAACGGAGGCGAAAACTGGACACAATTATCTACTGATACAAAATTTTTTACAATACGTTTTGTTAACCGAAATACTGCAATCGCTGCAGGATATAATAAAATGGTCAGACTCAATTTTAAATAA
- a CDS encoding KUP/HAK/KT family potassium transporter encodes MSASHKNLHSKLSIGGLLITLGIIYGDIGTSPLYVMKAILGGDIINTDIVLGGISCVFWTLTLQTTIKYVLITLSADNHGEGGIFALYALVKKTKIQWLIVPAIIGGSALLADGIITPPISISSAVEGIRAFYPTMKTDTIVGIVITILFVLFTIQQFGTKLVGKFFAPMMLIWFAMLGTLGLIQIIHHPEVIKAINPYYAYHLLQVHPEGFFVLGLVFLCTTGAEALYSDMGHCGRKNIRISWIFVKATLVLNYFGQAAYLTHHVGKTLRQLGGDNPFYLIMPHWFLPFGIVVATLAAVIASQALISGSFTLINEAMRLNFWPKVKIKYPTEVKGQLYIPSINWLLFFGCVGIVLHFKESGNMEHAYGLAIILCMIMTTILLNYYLIMKRVKLYFMVPLITIYLLIEFSFLIANITKFIDGGFVTLIIASLLISVMTIWYLAKKINKSYTKIIKIDDYKKVLVELSQDLSIPKYATHLVYMTNANRVDELEEKVIYSILQKRPKRADIYWFVHVNILTEPYKTQYKVTEIAKDDIYRIDFNLGFREPTKINLMFREVIRDMVKRGEVDITSRYESLNKNNIIGDFKFVLSEKFLSNDNDLRWHENIIMNSYFFIKKLSLSEERAFGLDSSSVKIEKFPMVLHAPENIGLTRITKE; translated from the coding sequence ATGAGCGCATCGCATAAAAACTTACATAGTAAGTTGTCTATTGGGGGTTTATTGATAACATTAGGGATTATTTATGGAGATATTGGTACATCTCCTTTGTATGTAATGAAGGCCATTCTTGGTGGAGACATTATAAATACTGATATTGTTTTAGGAGGTATTTCTTGTGTTTTCTGGACCTTGACATTACAAACCACCATAAAGTATGTTCTTATCACTTTAAGCGCCGATAATCATGGCGAAGGTGGAATTTTTGCACTTTATGCATTAGTTAAAAAAACAAAAATTCAATGGCTCATTGTACCCGCTATCATTGGAGGAAGTGCGCTGCTGGCCGATGGTATTATAACACCGCCAATCTCGATTTCTTCTGCTGTAGAAGGAATTAGAGCTTTCTATCCAACAATGAAAACCGATACGATTGTTGGTATTGTAATTACAATTTTATTTGTTTTATTCACGATACAACAATTTGGAACCAAACTAGTAGGGAAGTTTTTTGCTCCTATGATGCTAATTTGGTTTGCTATGTTAGGAACCTTAGGATTGATTCAGATTATTCATCATCCAGAAGTAATCAAAGCCATTAATCCATACTATGCATATCATTTATTACAAGTTCACCCAGAAGGTTTTTTTGTTCTTGGATTAGTGTTTTTATGTACAACCGGAGCTGAAGCTTTATATTCAGACATGGGACATTGCGGTAGAAAAAACATCCGAATTAGCTGGATATTTGTTAAAGCAACTTTAGTATTAAACTATTTTGGTCAGGCTGCATATTTAACACATCACGTTGGAAAAACATTAAGACAATTAGGAGGTGACAATCCTTTTTATTTAATAATGCCTCACTGGTTTTTACCATTTGGAATTGTTGTTGCAACTTTAGCTGCTGTTATCGCATCTCAAGCTCTTATTAGTGGATCATTTACATTAATAAATGAAGCAATGCGCTTAAATTTCTGGCCTAAAGTAAAAATTAAATATCCTACTGAGGTAAAAGGACAATTATACATTCCGTCAATTAACTGGTTATTATTTTTTGGCTGTGTTGGTATTGTATTACACTTCAAAGAATCTGGTAATATGGAACATGCTTATGGTCTTGCCATTATTTTGTGCATGATCATGACAACTATTTTACTGAACTATTATTTAATCATGAAGCGTGTAAAACTATACTTTATGGTACCGCTTATTACAATTTATTTATTGATTGAATTTAGTTTCTTAATTGCCAACATTACCAAATTTATTGATGGAGGTTTCGTAACTTTAATCATTGCCAGTTTACTTATTTCAGTAATGACAATTTGGTATTTAGCTAAGAAAATCAACAAAAGCTATACTAAAATCATCAAAATTGACGATTACAAAAAAGTATTAGTCGAATTGAGTCAGGACTTATCTATTCCTAAATACGCAACACATTTGGTTTATATGACCAATGCGAACCGTGTTGACGAATTAGAGGAAAAAGTAATTTATTCGATTTTACAAAAACGACCAAAAAGAGCTGATATCTATTGGTTTGTACACGTAAACATTCTTACTGAACCATATAAAACACAATATAAAGTTACCGAGATTGCAAAAGATGATATTTACAGAATCGATTTTAATCTAGGATTTAGAGAGCCTACTAAAATCAATTTAATGTTTAGAGAAGTAATTCGTGACATGGTAAAACGTGGTGAAGTTGATATCACAAGCCGATACGAATCTTTAAATAAAAACAATATTATTGGAGACTTTAAATTTGTATTGTCTGAGAAATTCTTATCAAATGACAATGATTTAAGATGGCATGAAAACATTATCATGAACTCTTATTTCTTCATCAAAAAATTAAGTTTATCTGAGGAAAGAGCTTTTGGATTAGACAGCAGCTCTGTTAAAATAGAGAAATTCCCGATGGTGCTTCATGCTCCTGAAAATATTGGATTGACAAGAATTACAAAAGAATAA
- a CDS encoding methyltransferase domain-containing protein, whose product MRLHRNLVYTTIDSLNAIFNEGEYADKVVARALKKDKRWGSSDRKFVAETIYEIVRWKRLYAEIAEVKEPYDRDNLWRMFAVWAVLRGYPIPDWRQLEGTPERKIKGRFDELSKVRALKESIPDWMDELGVKELGEKVWAKEIAAQNQPAKVILRTNTLKGTKESLRNTLMDLNIETEYLKDQPEALVLKERANVFLTDAFKQGLFEVQDANSQLVAGFLDLKPGMRVVDTCAGAGGKTLHIASLMENKGQLIAMDLYESKLKQLKLRAKRNGAFNIEYRIIDTTKVIKKLHEKADRVLIDAPCSGLGVLKRNPDSKWKLQPEFIDNIRKVQSEVLESYSKIVKPGGKLVYATCSVLPSENQEQVQKFLKTEIGQQFTFVEDRKLLASESGFDGFYMALLERKK is encoded by the coding sequence ATGAGATTACACAGAAATTTAGTTTATACTACCATCGACTCTTTGAATGCAATTTTCAATGAAGGAGAATATGCAGATAAAGTGGTAGCAAGAGCCTTAAAAAAAGACAAACGTTGGGGAAGTTCTGACAGGAAGTTTGTTGCTGAAACGATATATGAAATTGTTCGCTGGAAACGTTTATATGCAGAAATTGCAGAAGTAAAAGAACCTTACGACAGAGACAATTTATGGAGAATGTTTGCAGTTTGGGCTGTTTTAAGAGGTTATCCAATTCCGGATTGGAGACAACTTGAAGGAACTCCGGAAAGAAAAATAAAAGGGCGTTTTGACGAACTTTCAAAAGTTAGAGCTTTAAAAGAATCTATTCCGGACTGGATGGATGAATTAGGTGTAAAAGAATTAGGTGAAAAAGTTTGGGCAAAAGAAATCGCCGCTCAAAATCAGCCTGCTAAAGTTATTTTAAGAACTAACACGCTTAAAGGAACTAAAGAAAGCCTGAGAAATACTTTGATGGATTTGAATATTGAAACAGAATATTTAAAAGATCAGCCGGAAGCTTTAGTTTTAAAAGAAAGAGCCAACGTATTTTTAACAGATGCTTTCAAACAAGGGCTTTTTGAAGTTCAGGATGCCAATTCGCAATTAGTTGCCGGTTTCCTCGATTTAAAACCTGGAATGCGTGTGGTTGATACTTGTGCCGGAGCCGGAGGAAAAACATTGCATATTGCTTCTTTAATGGAAAATAAAGGACAATTGATTGCAATGGATTTGTACGAAAGCAAACTAAAGCAATTAAAATTAAGAGCCAAAAGAAATGGTGCTTTTAATATCGAATATCGAATTATTGACACTACAAAAGTGATCAAAAAATTACATGAAAAAGCAGATCGTGTATTAATTGATGCGCCTTGCAGCGGATTAGGTGTTTTAAAAAGAAATCCGGATTCTAAATGGAAATTACAGCCTGAATTTATCGATAACATTCGTAAAGTTCAGAGTGAAGTTTTAGAAAGCTATTCGAAAATTGTAAAACCTGGAGGAAAATTAGTTTATGCAACTTGTTCTGTATTACCTTCTGAAAATCAGGAGCAAGTTCAAAAATTCCTGAAAACAGAAATCGGGCAGCAATTTACTTTTGTAGAAGATCGTAAATTATTAGCTTCTGAATCTGGTTTTGATGGTTTTTATATGGCATTATTAGAGCGTAAGAAATAA
- a CDS encoding AMP-binding protein translates to MPTLTHRNVHNYFKLDGYHLNAADLCRIGYSFIKEGDAYERAIGEFFLDWFDHKEYIEMTTSGTTGLPKLVRLEKQAMIQSALATGDFFGLEPGNKALLCLPTQFIAGKMMLVRSLILGLELDIAVPSTEPLAYNNKQYDFAAMVPLQVQNSLEKLGNIKKLIIGGAKTDSDLMEKLLPFKTEIYETYGMTETITHIAAKRVGETAFTILPNVKIEKDDRGCLVIYVSSISDEPVVTNDLVDLINENQFVFLGRIDNVINSGGVKLIPEQIEAKLIGKINNRFFVTGVPDTVLGEKLILVIEGEKYDFSEDFFDDLGKFEKPKEIVFVPKFKENENGKLLRKSSLV, encoded by the coding sequence ATGCCAACTTTAACTCATAGAAATGTACATAACTACTTTAAACTGGATGGTTATCATTTAAATGCCGCAGATTTGTGCCGAATTGGTTATAGTTTTATCAAAGAAGGTGATGCATACGAAAGAGCTATTGGTGAATTTTTTCTGGATTGGTTTGATCATAAAGAGTATATCGAAATGACAACTTCCGGAACTACAGGACTCCCGAAACTGGTTAGGTTAGAAAAACAAGCCATGATTCAGTCGGCATTGGCAACGGGAGATTTCTTCGGTTTAGAACCCGGAAATAAAGCTTTGCTTTGTCTTCCAACTCAGTTTATTGCCGGTAAAATGATGCTTGTTCGAAGCTTAATTTTAGGTTTAGAACTGGATATTGCTGTTCCGTCTACAGAGCCTTTGGCTTATAATAATAAACAATATGATTTTGCGGCGATGGTTCCGTTGCAGGTTCAAAATTCGCTTGAAAAACTAGGAAATATAAAGAAGTTAATTATTGGAGGTGCAAAAACCGACAGTGATCTTATGGAGAAACTTCTGCCGTTTAAAACGGAGATTTACGAAACTTACGGAATGACCGAAACGATTACTCACATCGCGGCCAAAAGAGTAGGAGAAACTGCTTTTACGATTTTACCAAATGTGAAAATTGAAAAAGATGATCGAGGATGTCTGGTGATTTATGTTTCTTCAATTTCTGATGAACCTGTTGTTACAAATGATTTGGTTGATTTAATAAATGAAAATCAATTTGTGTTTTTAGGAAGAATCGACAATGTTATTAATAGTGGAGGAGTGAAGCTTATTCCGGAACAGATTGAGGCCAAATTAATTGGTAAAATTAATAACCGTTTTTTTGTAACGGGTGTTCCTGATACTGTTTTAGGTGAAAAACTGATTTTGGTGATTGAAGGAGAAAAATATGATTTTTCGGAAGACTTTTTTGATGATTTAGGAAAATTTGAAAAGCCGAAAGAAATTGTTTTTGTTCCGAAATTTAAAGAAAACGAAAACGGAAAGTTATTGCGAAAATCGAGTTTGGTGTAG
- a CDS encoding CPBP family intramembrane glutamic endopeptidase yields the protein MFLEQGVKPGNFFWKYLLGSVIIITASFIGQIPFSIAVLYKSYKEHSVFPTDNDSALKMFEPNLTLFLVMLSFVFAFAGIYFVVKYMHHQTLLSITTSRKKVDWNRIFFSFLLWTIFSVISFFILYFQSPEKFVWNFKLVPFLILVVVGTILIPIQTSTEEYVFRGYLLQGFANLARNRWFPLMMTSLIFGSMHILNPEVTKMGYIIMIYYIGTGLFLGIITLMDDGMELALGFHAANNLIGALLVTSDWSVFQTHSIFKDMSNPSAGADVILPVVIVYPILLFIFSKKYNWTNWKEKLTGKIEIKNDEITEFLNLN from the coding sequence ATGTTTTTAGAACAAGGAGTTAAGCCTGGAAATTTTTTTTGGAAATATCTTTTAGGATCCGTTATTATCATCACAGCGTCATTTATAGGTCAGATTCCTTTTTCAATTGCGGTTCTTTATAAAAGTTATAAAGAACATTCCGTTTTCCCTACAGACAATGATTCGGCTTTAAAAATGTTTGAGCCCAATCTTACTTTGTTTTTGGTAATGCTGTCGTTTGTTTTTGCTTTTGCAGGGATTTATTTTGTGGTAAAATATATGCACCATCAAACACTTTTATCTATTACTACTAGTAGAAAAAAAGTCGACTGGAACCGCATTTTCTTTTCTTTTTTGTTGTGGACTATATTCTCTGTAATTAGTTTTTTTATTCTTTATTTTCAGTCTCCGGAAAAATTTGTGTGGAATTTTAAATTAGTTCCGTTTCTAATTTTAGTTGTTGTTGGAACTATTTTAATCCCCATTCAAACCAGTACCGAAGAATATGTTTTTAGAGGATATCTTTTGCAGGGTTTCGCCAATTTAGCAAGAAACAGATGGTTTCCTTTAATGATGACATCGCTTATATTTGGTTCAATGCATATTCTTAATCCTGAAGTAACCAAAATGGGTTACATCATTATGATTTATTATATAGGAACAGGATTGTTTCTTGGAATTATTACTTTGATGGATGACGGGATGGAACTCGCATTAGGATTTCATGCTGCAAATAATCTTATTGGCGCTTTATTGGTAACTTCAGACTGGTCTGTTTTTCAAACGCATTCGATATTTAAAGACATGTCTAATCCTTCTGCCGGGGCCGATGTTATTTTACCGGTTGTAATTGTGTATCCTATTTTGCTTTTTATTTTTAGTAAAAAATACAATTGGACAAATTGGAAAGAAAAACTTACAGGTAAAATTGAAATAAAAAATGATGAAATAACTGAATTTTTAAACTTAAATTAA
- the arsC gene encoding arsenate reductase (glutaredoxin) (This arsenate reductase requires both glutathione and glutaredoxin to convert arsenate to arsenite, after which the efflux transporter formed by ArsA and ArsB can extrude the arsenite from the cell, providing resistance.), protein MIQIYHNPRCGKSRNCLAFIEDTKQKYEIIPYLTDTPTLSELKELLKKLNLKPGELVRTKEKIWIDNYKGKDLNDDEIIQAMTDNPILIERPIVVKDGKAIIGRDLEKVASFLD, encoded by the coding sequence ATGATACAAATTTACCATAACCCCCGCTGCGGAAAATCAAGAAATTGTTTAGCTTTTATTGAAGACACTAAACAAAAATATGAGATAATTCCTTATTTAACCGATACTCCGACTCTTAGCGAATTGAAAGAACTTCTTAAAAAATTAAATTTAAAACCAGGAGAATTAGTCAGAACCAAAGAAAAAATCTGGATCGATAATTATAAAGGCAAAGATTTAAACGACGACGAAATAATTCAGGCTATGACAGATAACCCCATTTTAATCGAAAGACCAATCGTTGTAAAAGATGGAAAAGCAATTATTGGGAGAGATTTGGAGAAAGTGGCTTCTTTTTTAGATTGA
- the fumC gene encoding class II fumarate hydratase, producing the protein MKYRIEKDTMGEVQVPADKYWGAQTERSRNNFKIGNSGSMPHEIIEGFAYLKKAAAYANYDLGVLPIEKRDAIAAVCDEILEGKLDDQFPLVIWQTGSGTQSNMNVNEVIANRAQVLKGFEIGEGEQFIKANDDVNKSQSSNDTFPTGMHIAAYKMVVETTIPGVEKLHATLVKKAAEFKDVVKIGRTHLMDATPLTLGQEISGYAAQLAFGLKALKNTLAHLSEIALGGTAVGTGLNTPKGYDVKVAEYIAKFTNHPFVTAENKFEALAAHDAIVESHGALKQLAVSLNKIANDVRMLASGPRSGIGEIHIPENEPGSSIMPGKVNPTQCEALTMVCAQVIGNDMAIAVGGMQGHYELNVFKPVMAANFLQSARLLGDACVSFDEHCAQGIEPNHKRIKELVDNSLMLVTALNTKIGYYKAAEIAQTAHKNGTTLKEEAVRLGYVSAEDFDAWVKPEDMV; encoded by the coding sequence ATGAAATACAGAATAGAAAAAGACACCATGGGCGAAGTTCAGGTCCCTGCCGATAAGTACTGGGGTGCACAAACAGAACGTTCACGTAATAATTTCAAAATAGGAAATTCAGGTTCGATGCCACATGAAATTATCGAAGGATTTGCGTATCTAAAAAAAGCAGCCGCTTATGCCAATTATGATTTAGGTGTTTTGCCAATCGAAAAAAGAGATGCCATTGCAGCTGTCTGCGATGAAATTCTGGAAGGAAAATTAGACGATCAGTTTCCGCTTGTAATCTGGCAGACTGGTTCAGGAACGCAAAGTAACATGAACGTAAATGAAGTAATTGCCAACCGTGCTCAGGTTCTTAAAGGTTTTGAAATTGGTGAGGGCGAACAATTTATAAAAGCAAATGATGATGTAAACAAATCGCAGTCATCAAATGATACTTTCCCAACCGGAATGCACATCGCCGCTTATAAAATGGTTGTCGAAACTACAATTCCGGGAGTAGAAAAACTACATGCCACTTTAGTTAAAAAAGCTGCCGAATTTAAAGATGTTGTAAAAATCGGACGTACACACTTAATGGACGCAACGCCTTTAACTTTAGGACAGGAAATTTCCGGATATGCAGCGCAATTGGCTTTCGGATTAAAAGCTTTAAAAAACACTTTAGCCCATTTATCTGAAATTGCCCTTGGAGGAACTGCAGTTGGAACCGGATTAAATACTCCAAAAGGTTACGACGTAAAAGTGGCCGAATATATTGCAAAATTTACCAATCATCCTTTTGTAACTGCCGAAAATAAATTTGAAGCTTTGGCGGCTCACGACGCCATTGTTGAATCTCATGGAGCATTAAAACAACTGGCTGTTTCGCTAAATAAAATTGCTAATGATGTTAGAATGCTGGCTTCCGGCCCGCGTTCCGGAATTGGCGAAATTCATATTCCTGAAAATGAACCGGGATCATCTATCATGCCTGGAAAAGTAAATCCAACGCAATGCGAAGCTTTAACAATGGTTTGCGCTCAGGTCATTGGTAACGATATGGCAATTGCAGTTGGCGGAATGCAGGGACATTATGAATTAAATGTTTTTAAACCTGTTATGGCAGCAAACTTCCTTCAATCAGCACGTTTGCTTGGCGATGCCTGCGTTTCTTTTGACGAACATTGCGCTCAGGGAATCGAACCTAATCACAAACGTATTAAAGAATTAGTAGATAATTCTTTAATGTTGGTAACAGCTTTAAACACAAAAATTGGTTATTACAAAGCTGCCGAAATCGCTCAAACTGCTCACAAAAACGGAACAACTCTTAAAGAAGAAGCTGTTCGTTTAGGTTACGTTTCTGCCGAAGATTTTGATGCTTGGGTAAAACCGGAGGATATGGTTTAA
- a CDS encoding NAD(P)-dependent oxidoreductase: MKFGIIKERKNPPDRRVVFSPDELAKLKQVYHEASVEVESSDIRIFSDSEYKNMGITVTEDVSDCDVLFGVKEVPVENLIPNKAYFFFSHTIKKQPHNRKLLQAILEKNIDLYDHETIVDSLDRRLIGFGKYAGMVGVYNGIRAFGIKFELFKLPKAETLSGKEDLIKHLKRITMPALKFVVTGTGKVGSGAKEILDAIKVKEITVDNYLTKKYAQAVYVQLDVLEYNKRIDGQVLDFKDFVENPQDYTSDFEKFTKVSDIYFAGHFYASDAPMILTKEMLNASDCKLKVVADISCDVNGPIACTVRSSTIADPLYGYFPLEDKEVDFFHPAAVAVMAVDNLPCEIPKDASEGFGEQFMEHVIPAFFNGDKDGILKRAKITENGKLTERFSYLQDYVDGK, encoded by the coding sequence ATGAAATTTGGAATAATAAAAGAAAGAAAAAACCCACCAGACCGAAGAGTTGTTTTTTCTCCAGATGAGCTGGCTAAACTAAAACAGGTTTACCACGAAGCTTCAGTTGAAGTTGAAAGTTCAGATATCAGAATTTTTTCAGATTCTGAATATAAAAACATGGGAATTACCGTTACTGAAGATGTCTCAGATTGTGATGTTTTATTTGGTGTAAAAGAAGTTCCTGTTGAAAATTTAATTCCAAATAAAGCGTATTTCTTTTTTTCGCATACCATTAAAAAACAGCCGCATAACAGAAAGCTGCTTCAGGCAATTTTAGAAAAAAATATTGATTTGTATGATCACGAAACTATAGTTGATTCGCTTGACCGCAGATTAATTGGTTTTGGAAAATATGCCGGAATGGTTGGTGTTTATAACGGAATTCGTGCTTTCGGAATTAAATTTGAATTATTTAAATTGCCTAAAGCCGAAACTCTTTCAGGAAAAGAAGATTTGATAAAGCATTTAAAACGTATCACAATGCCAGCCTTGAAATTTGTCGTTACCGGAACCGGAAAGGTTGGGAGCGGAGCCAAGGAAATTTTGGATGCTATTAAAGTAAAAGAAATTACGGTTGATAATTACTTAACCAAAAAATATGCTCAGGCAGTTTATGTGCAGTTAGATGTTTTAGAATATAACAAACGTATTGACGGTCAGGTTTTGGATTTTAAAGATTTTGTTGAAAATCCACAGGACTACACTTCAGATTTTGAAAAATTTACTAAAGTTTCAGACATTTATTTTGCGGGTCATTTTTATGCAAGTGATGCTCCTATGATTTTGACCAAAGAAATGCTGAATGCAAGCGATTGTAAACTAAAAGTTGTTGCTGATATTTCCTGCGATGTAAACGGACCAATTGCGTGTACAGTTCGTTCTTCGACAATTGCAGACCCATTATATGGATATTTTCCTTTAGAAGATAAAGAAGTAGATTTTTTCCATCCGGCAGCGGTTGCGGTTATGGCAGTTGATAATCTTCCGTGCGAAATTCCTAAAGATGCCAGCGAAGGTTTTGGAGAACAGTTTATGGAACATGTAATTCCGGCTTTCTTCAACGGAGATAAAGACGGAATTTTAAAACGCGCGAAAATCACCGAAAACGGAAAATTAACAGAAAGATTTAGTTATCTGCAGGATTATGTAGACGGGAAATAA